The proteins below come from a single Bryobacter aggregatus MPL3 genomic window:
- a CDS encoding methyltransferase domain-containing protein has product MALVREGRQWRCAKGHSFDIARSGYVNLLQPQERRSKNPGDTAEAVAGRRRLHDLGVTAPLFRGLAAFLQASETDVVLDAGCGEGFYLGSLAKESGCEGHGMDISIPAIDAAARRYPSCAWIVGNADRSIPYSDRSFSVVMSITARMNPAEFRRVLRDDGRLLVAIPAPDDLIELRGKGRERVERTAETFVDGFQLVSQQKVSTTADLDAAAVQDVLHSIYRPLHAVDAASMRVTFSFDLLLFRAA; this is encoded by the coding sequence TTGGCGCTTGTGAGAGAGGGACGGCAATGGCGTTGCGCGAAGGGTCATTCCTTCGATATCGCACGGAGCGGCTATGTGAATTTGTTGCAGCCGCAGGAGCGCCGGTCAAAGAATCCCGGAGATACTGCTGAGGCTGTTGCCGGACGTCGCCGTTTGCACGATTTGGGCGTGACGGCTCCGTTGTTTCGCGGCCTCGCCGCGTTTCTGCAGGCTTCAGAAACGGATGTTGTGCTCGATGCCGGTTGTGGCGAAGGCTTCTATCTCGGATCGCTGGCGAAAGAGAGTGGCTGCGAAGGCCATGGGATGGATATTTCGATTCCAGCCATTGATGCGGCGGCGCGGCGCTATCCAAGTTGCGCGTGGATTGTGGGGAATGCCGATCGGTCGATTCCTTATTCCGATCGTAGTTTTTCTGTGGTGATGTCGATTACGGCACGGATGAATCCGGCGGAGTTTCGCCGCGTTCTGCGCGATGATGGGCGTCTGTTGGTTGCGATTCCCGCGCCGGATGATTTGATCGAACTGCGCGGGAAGGGCAGAGAGCGTGTCGAACGCACGGCAGAAACCTTTGTCGACGGTTTCCAACTGGTCTCGCAGCAGAAGGTGAGCACGACGGCCGATCTGGATGCCGCCGCGGTACAGGATGTCCTGCACTCGATTTATCGTCCCTTGCACGCGGTCGATGCGGCATCGATGCGGGTGACCTTCAGTTTTGATCTCCTTTTATTTCGCGCTGCCTAG
- a CDS encoding 3-keto-disaccharide hydrolase: protein MNRREAGLILLGAMSAQAAPGGFKKLFNGKDLTGWTLVKGHGVGYVVEKGVLVCPENGGGNLFTEKEYSDFVLQLEWRLWDGGNNGVGIRAPLEGDAAYVGMEIQILDDESEKYKKGAGLKPTQYTGSVYDVFPAKRGSVLRDGVWNKYQIEAKGRRVKVTLNGNVVSDVNLDDAKDEAVLKKHPGLARKSGHIGFLGHGTRVEFRNIRIKEL from the coding sequence ATGAATCGCAGAGAAGCTGGATTGATCCTTCTGGGGGCCATGTCTGCACAGGCAGCGCCAGGTGGTTTTAAAAAACTGTTCAATGGCAAAGACCTGACGGGCTGGACGCTTGTGAAGGGTCATGGGGTCGGCTATGTGGTGGAGAAGGGAGTGCTGGTTTGCCCCGAGAATGGTGGGGGGAACCTCTTCACAGAGAAAGAGTACTCTGACTTTGTGCTGCAACTGGAATGGCGGCTCTGGGATGGTGGCAACAATGGCGTGGGGATTCGTGCCCCGCTCGAAGGGGACGCCGCCTATGTCGGAATGGAAATCCAAATTCTCGACGACGAATCTGAGAAGTATAAGAAGGGTGCAGGGCTCAAGCCCACCCAGTACACCGGCAGCGTCTACGATGTCTTTCCAGCTAAGCGCGGATCGGTGTTGCGCGATGGCGTGTGGAACAAGTACCAGATTGAAGCAAAGGGCCGCAGGGTCAAGGTGACACTGAACGGCAATGTCGTCTCCGATGTGAATCTCGATGATGCCAAGGACGAAGCCGTTTTGAAGAAGCATCCGGGGCTGGCGCGCAAGAGCGGCCATATCGGATTCCTCGGTCACGGAACCCGCGTGGAGTTCCGCAACATTCGCATCAAGGAACTCTAG
- a CDS encoding phage holin family protein → MSLILKWIVSAIALYVVTQFIPGVHVSTVPTILLAALVIGLVNATLGNILKLLTLPIGCLTLGLSSLIINALMFLLAAKFVSGFRVDGFVPALLGSLVMSLVSGLFHLLLGQIFSETK, encoded by the coding sequence ATGTCACTCATTCTCAAATGGATCGTCAGCGCGATCGCGCTCTATGTAGTTACGCAGTTCATCCCCGGTGTTCATGTCAGCACCGTTCCCACTATCCTGCTTGCCGCCCTGGTGATCGGTCTAGTGAACGCAACTCTGGGCAATATCCTGAAACTGCTGACCTTGCCCATCGGTTGCCTGACTCTCGGGCTGTCTAGCCTGATCATCAATGCGCTGATGTTTCTACTGGCAGCGAAGTTTGTCTCGGGATTCCGTGTTGACGGATTTGTCCCAGCATTGCTCGGCTCGCTCGTCATGTCGCTGGTGAGCGGCCTGTTTCACCTGCTGCTGGGACAGATCTTCAGCGAAACCAAGTAG
- a CDS encoding dihydroxy-acid dehydratase, whose translation MASSLRSQGWFDSREYYSFARRSTLRAQGLTRAITEGKPVIGICNTASDLNPCNRHLTQVAEAVKRGVWAAGGVPCEFPVISLGEMFLKPTAMLYRNLMSMDVEEMIRANPIDAVVLLGGCDKTIPALLMGAASADVPAIVVPGGPMLSGTFRGQTLGSGTDGRKLFDLYRAGQLNDGDMEELECSIARSQGHCMVMGTASSMALIAEALGMTLPDAAAWPAVDARRFTIAEQSGTRAVQMARQGPKPSEVLTIHAFHNAITALMAAGASTNAVVHLLAIAGRVGVDLTLDHFEAISNLSPLLLDLKPHGQYLMEDFAYAGGAATLLQHLLPLLQPDALTVSGHSLGVQLAGHRTHPQPVIRDLNHPLDTNGGIKVLRGNLAPHGALIKTSAASPSLLTTRGRAIVFESKDEMLAKVNDESFDVDASSVLVLRNAGPHGAPGFPEWGHMPLPKSLMAKGVADVVRISDARMSGTSFGTVVLHISPEAWIGGPLAAVETGDEIELHVPERRLTLAVPAGTIEQRLAKRPAPQPHYTRGYGKLFLDHVEQAHLGCDFDFLKRN comes from the coding sequence TTGGCTTCCTCACTTCGATCTCAAGGCTGGTTCGATTCGCGCGAATATTACTCGTTCGCCCGCCGCTCTACACTCCGCGCCCAAGGCCTCACACGAGCGATCACAGAAGGCAAACCAGTGATCGGCATCTGCAATACGGCCTCCGACCTCAACCCCTGCAATCGCCATCTCACCCAAGTGGCCGAAGCCGTCAAACGGGGCGTTTGGGCCGCCGGTGGCGTGCCTTGCGAGTTCCCTGTCATCAGCCTGGGCGAGATGTTTCTCAAGCCGACAGCGATGCTGTATCGCAATCTGATGAGCATGGACGTCGAAGAGATGATCCGCGCCAATCCGATCGATGCGGTTGTCCTTCTTGGAGGCTGCGATAAGACGATTCCGGCCTTGCTGATGGGCGCGGCAAGCGCCGATGTTCCAGCGATTGTGGTGCCTGGCGGCCCGATGCTTTCTGGAACCTTTCGCGGGCAAACTCTCGGGAGCGGTACGGACGGACGTAAGCTCTTCGATCTCTATCGCGCCGGGCAACTGAACGACGGAGACATGGAAGAGTTAGAGTGTTCCATCGCGCGCTCACAGGGGCACTGCATGGTGATGGGAACAGCCAGTTCGATGGCGCTCATTGCCGAAGCGCTGGGGATGACGCTGCCCGATGCCGCCGCTTGGCCTGCCGTCGATGCCCGCCGTTTCACAATCGCAGAACAGAGCGGCACCCGCGCAGTCCAGATGGCCCGGCAGGGCCCCAAACCATCTGAAGTCCTCACGATCCATGCGTTTCACAATGCGATCACCGCGCTCATGGCGGCAGGAGCTTCCACCAACGCGGTGGTCCATTTGCTTGCCATTGCCGGACGGGTCGGAGTGGATCTCACGCTCGATCATTTTGAAGCGATCTCGAATCTTTCCCCGCTCCTGCTCGACCTCAAACCGCATGGTCAATACCTGATGGAAGACTTCGCCTACGCTGGTGGCGCGGCCACGCTCCTGCAACACCTGCTGCCCTTGCTCCAGCCGGATGCGCTGACTGTCAGCGGCCACTCGCTCGGCGTCCAGTTGGCAGGCCACCGCACACATCCACAACCTGTAATCCGCGACCTGAACCATCCGCTCGACACGAACGGCGGCATCAAGGTCTTGCGCGGCAACCTCGCACCGCATGGTGCGCTCATCAAGACCAGTGCAGCCTCCCCCTCTCTCCTCACCACGCGTGGCCGTGCGATCGTCTTCGAGTCAAAGGACGAGATGCTGGCCAAGGTGAATGACGAGTCCTTCGACGTCGATGCCTCCAGCGTCCTGGTGCTTCGCAATGCAGGGCCGCACGGTGCGCCGGGCTTTCCCGAGTGGGGTCATATGCCGCTGCCCAAGAGTCTGATGGCGAAAGGAGTCGCCGATGTGGTTCGCATTTCGGACGCGCGCATGTCCGGCACCAGCTTCGGAACCGTTGTATTGCACATCAGTCCCGAAGCCTGGATTGGCGGACCGCTGGCAGCGGTCGAGACAGGCGACGAGATTGAACTGCATGTTCCGGAGCGCCGGTTGACCCTGGCAGTCCCTGCAGGCACGATCGAGCAACGGCTGGCAAAGCGCCCAGCACCCCAACCTCATTACACGCGCGGATACGGCAAGCTCTTTCTCGACCACGTTGAGCAGGCTCATCTCGGCTGTGATTTCGACTTTCTCAAACGAAACTGA
- a CDS encoding enolase C-terminal domain-like protein: MKIKELRLHPQAIADGPLRSSYGLHAPYALRTIVEVVTTDGITGISETYGGDRPLAALEAARSRVVGMNPFDLTRFWQYLNGDTDKAIDPAGARSQTMLVPGENPLDEAARTFAAIEIACLDAIGQAVNEPLCDLIGGRARDAAPFSAYLFYKHAGGGGTGSDAREDKYGECLSPETIVEQCRRFIEEYSFREIKLKGGVLDPEVEIETIRALRAAFGPSYPLRIDPNCAWSVDTSVQIGIALREELSGGGYLEDPCASLEGMAEVRKRLLAEGVNTLFASNVATTCFAHVPQAKELDAVQIILSDPHYWGGLRKQKQLSELCEVLGLGLSMHSNNHLGVSMMTMAHAACASPHLTHACDTHYPWQTEIDEVIVGGRVKFVDGAVPIPDKPGLGVTLDYDQLARGVERYNNLPFRKRDDTAEMRKHVDPNWERILPRW; encoded by the coding sequence ATGAAAATCAAGGAACTTCGCCTCCATCCTCAGGCGATCGCGGATGGCCCTCTTCGTAGTTCCTATGGCCTCCATGCACCCTACGCTCTGCGTACCATCGTCGAAGTAGTCACCACCGACGGCATTACTGGCATTAGCGAAACCTATGGCGGCGATCGCCCCTTGGCCGCGCTAGAGGCTGCGCGCTCGCGCGTGGTCGGCATGAATCCCTTTGATCTCACCCGCTTCTGGCAGTACCTGAACGGCGATACAGACAAGGCGATTGATCCGGCTGGCGCCCGTTCGCAAACCATGCTGGTGCCGGGCGAGAACCCGCTCGACGAAGCAGCGCGTACTTTTGCCGCCATTGAGATTGCTTGTCTCGATGCGATTGGGCAGGCAGTAAACGAACCACTCTGCGATCTGATCGGTGGCCGTGCCCGCGATGCAGCTCCCTTCTCCGCGTACTTGTTCTATAAGCATGCCGGCGGTGGTGGTACGGGAAGCGATGCCCGCGAAGATAAGTACGGCGAGTGCCTCTCTCCTGAAACGATCGTCGAGCAATGCCGCCGCTTCATTGAGGAATATAGCTTTCGCGAGATCAAGCTGAAGGGCGGCGTTCTCGATCCGGAAGTCGAAATCGAAACCATCCGTGCGCTCCGCGCCGCCTTTGGTCCATCCTATCCTCTGCGCATCGATCCGAATTGCGCCTGGAGTGTCGATACCAGCGTCCAGATCGGTATTGCCTTGCGCGAGGAACTGTCGGGCGGCGGTTATCTCGAAGATCCTTGCGCGAGTCTCGAAGGCATGGCCGAAGTTCGCAAGCGTCTTCTCGCTGAGGGCGTCAACACTCTCTTTGCATCGAATGTTGCCACCACCTGCTTCGCGCATGTGCCACAAGCCAAAGAGCTTGACGCCGTGCAGATCATCCTCAGCGACCCGCATTACTGGGGTGGCCTGCGGAAGCAGAAGCAACTCAGTGAACTCTGCGAGGTATTGGGCTTAGGACTTTCAATGCACTCGAACAACCACCTGGGCGTCAGCATGATGACAATGGCCCATGCGGCTTGCGCGTCCCCACACCTCACCCATGCCTGCGATACGCATTATCCGTGGCAGACCGAAATCGACGAAGTGATCGTCGGAGGACGCGTGAAGTTTGTCGATGGCGCGGTACCCATTCCGGACAAGCCGGGCCTCGGCGTAACTCTCGATTACGATCAGTTGGCCCGTGGGGTGGAACGCTACAACAATCTGCCCTTCCGCAAGCGCGACGACACCGCCGAGATGCGCAAGCATGTCGATCCCAATTGGGAACGTATTCTTCCTCGCTGGTAA
- a CDS encoding acyltransferase family protein, whose product MQRLEILQVLRAVAAIAVVFYHTFYALVLRGDGCWLCENESWRKSMIFGVDVFFVISGFIVSTVAERETSAVRFLLKRIWKIVPLYYAVTAIEYWWKLEAGITSSWEQVWKSLLFFRQPNGPVLIHGWTLVYEMWFYCILAVLLALGVRKLGWWGAAVMLLMGCYRWPLLILFAGGCLIGELAKRKEAPRWLGVVLLATGIGWWLGLSWQGASYPASFNWEKAFGNHLWRVERFGLPAILVVSGVVLPAWRKAKMPDWLVFLGDASYPIYICQQIGLVLGGGYLAMLGGLPYAFAVTALCVGIGVVVHLYWERPYGQAWRAFYYVRPLPTPGLRETPGASS is encoded by the coding sequence ATGCAGCGCCTGGAAATCCTCCAAGTCTTGCGCGCCGTGGCCGCGATCGCCGTTGTTTTCTATCACACCTTTTACGCGCTGGTGCTGCGCGGAGATGGCTGTTGGCTTTGCGAAAACGAAAGCTGGCGCAAGAGTATGATTTTCGGTGTTGACGTGTTTTTCGTCATCAGCGGCTTTATTGTTTCCACGGTTGCGGAACGGGAGACGAGCGCGGTGCGCTTTCTCCTCAAGCGAATCTGGAAGATCGTGCCGCTCTATTACGCCGTGACGGCGATCGAATACTGGTGGAAGCTTGAGGCCGGGATCACGTCCAGTTGGGAGCAGGTTTGGAAGAGTTTGTTGTTCTTCCGCCAACCGAATGGGCCGGTCCTGATCCATGGCTGGACGCTTGTCTACGAGATGTGGTTCTACTGCATTCTTGCCGTGTTGCTCGCTTTGGGGGTGCGCAAGCTCGGCTGGTGGGGCGCTGCCGTCATGTTGCTGATGGGCTGCTATCGTTGGCCGTTGTTGATTCTCTTTGCGGGAGGTTGCCTCATCGGAGAGTTGGCCAAGCGCAAGGAAGCGCCACGCTGGCTTGGAGTGGTGCTCTTAGCAACAGGAATCGGATGGTGGCTCGGATTGTCGTGGCAAGGCGCGTCCTATCCTGCTTCTTTCAATTGGGAGAAAGCTTTTGGCAATCACCTATGGCGCGTTGAACGCTTTGGCCTGCCTGCGATCCTGGTTGTTTCGGGAGTCGTGCTACCCGCTTGGCGGAAAGCGAAGATGCCGGATTGGCTGGTGTTTCTCGGGGATGCGTCTTATCCGATCTACATCTGCCAGCAGATCGGTCTGGTTCTCGGCGGAGGTTATCTGGCCATGCTGGGGGGCTTGCCTTACGCATTTGCGGTGACCGCTCTCTGCGTGGGCATCGGAGTGGTGGTCCATCTCTATTGGGAAAGGCCCTATGGCCAGGCCTGGCGCGCGTTTTACTACGTGCGGCCGTTACCGACGCCAGGCTTGCGCGAAACTCCAGGCGCCAGTTCCTGA
- a CDS encoding CorA family divalent cation transporter: protein MEAVIQHLHTYFLFPFAVDRSEVLKNHGQVWHGRYWIDGLDDWINAHPVHDSPVVANIGRWQRASYTQFDLESPAYQDMIFFHPFVRRIFFDTAGVGSSDNEVEALLRCYSIPLSPENKLFFTAEDNREREAEMEVTDLRLFLFANGIGMLGIGVEAFDLPVDKALWINEMARKIYPSSGRQLREGRTPSKVSFSVETPYGRTQVLQASFEDSAMRGFLPPVSNLITSLLYFADYQRGEYEPVLDERTIVYSYLAVDPHSVPENFHKSEEYDILFSRALYVDHDGKDYRYARGFTKRLMEQQVYRRWAHQGTLYGFTSYSNVTMCFGTFDCDDHQLSEGFLIHRMFDSRYYLMAIIALFYRATLLDFAERVALVSRRLYVDFQDGRLSDGNIERTNQLRYEFLVFSNYWHFDELANKDEESEHFRMLSGVYDIHNMKMEVEREIDKLNSSLTEYYTARNTQAVNRLAFVSTILGAGAVVTGFFGMNFSYLFEKTFFHPTADTLWIHWAAILAVVAFCLFALGITAYLFTRNWADYRNVLRPGQELAPGVSRKPGVGNGRT, encoded by the coding sequence GTGGAAGCCGTAATCCAGCACCTACATACGTATTTTCTCTTCCCCTTCGCCGTCGATCGCAGCGAAGTGCTGAAGAATCACGGGCAAGTCTGGCACGGACGCTATTGGATTGACGGCCTCGACGATTGGATCAACGCGCATCCGGTCCATGATTCGCCGGTAGTTGCCAACATCGGCCGGTGGCAGCGCGCCTCCTATACGCAGTTCGATCTGGAATCGCCTGCCTATCAGGACATGATCTTCTTCCACCCCTTCGTCCGTCGTATTTTTTTCGATACGGCAGGCGTTGGATCTTCCGATAACGAAGTGGAAGCGCTGCTGCGTTGCTATTCGATTCCCCTTTCCCCTGAAAACAAGCTCTTCTTTACTGCCGAAGATAACCGCGAACGGGAAGCAGAAATGGAGGTCACTGACCTCCGCCTCTTTCTGTTCGCCAACGGCATCGGGATGCTGGGAATCGGAGTGGAAGCCTTCGACCTTCCAGTCGACAAAGCCCTCTGGATCAATGAGATGGCGCGTAAAATCTATCCTAGCTCTGGAAGACAATTACGCGAAGGCCGCACCCCGTCCAAGGTTTCCTTTTCAGTCGAGACCCCCTACGGCCGGACTCAGGTGTTGCAGGCAAGCTTCGAAGACAGTGCGATGCGCGGCTTTCTGCCACCCGTCTCGAATCTGATCACTTCCCTGCTCTACTTTGCCGATTACCAGCGCGGCGAATACGAACCAGTGCTCGACGAGCGGACCATCGTCTATTCCTATCTCGCCGTCGACCCGCACAGCGTTCCGGAGAATTTCCATAAGAGCGAGGAATATGACATCCTCTTTTCTCGTGCGCTCTACGTCGATCACGACGGCAAGGACTACCGCTACGCCCGTGGCTTTACCAAGCGCTTGATGGAGCAGCAGGTGTACCGGCGCTGGGCGCATCAGGGTACGCTGTACGGCTTCACTTCTTACTCAAACGTCACGATGTGCTTTGGCACTTTCGATTGCGACGATCACCAGCTCAGCGAGGGCTTCCTCATCCACCGGATGTTCGACTCCCGCTACTATCTGATGGCGATCATCGCGTTGTTCTATCGCGCCACCCTGCTCGACTTCGCCGAACGCGTCGCGCTCGTTTCCCGGCGTCTCTACGTCGACTTTCAGGATGGGCGTCTGTCCGATGGCAACATCGAGCGCACCAACCAGCTTCGCTATGAGTTCCTTGTGTTTTCCAACTACTGGCATTTCGATGAACTCGCCAATAAGGATGAGGAGTCCGAGCATTTCCGCATGTTGAGCGGCGTCTACGACATCCACAACATGAAGATGGAAGTCGAGCGCGAAATCGACAAGTTGAATTCGAGTCTGACCGAGTACTACACGGCTCGCAACACCCAGGCGGTGAACCGTTTGGCCTTTGTCTCGACCATTCTTGGTGCAGGCGCGGTGGTCACGGGATTCTTCGGGATGAACTTCTCCTACCTGTTTGAGAAAACCTTCTTCCATCCGACGGCAGACACGCTCTGGATCCACTGGGCCGCCATTCTGGCCGTGGTCGCATTCTGCCTCTTTGCACTGGGCATTACCGCCTATCTGTTCACCCGCAACTGGGCCGATTACCGCAACGTGCTGCGGCCGGGTCAGGAACTGGCGCCTGGAGTTTCGCGCAAGCCTGGCGTCGGTAACGGCCGCACGTAG
- a CDS encoding 3-keto-disaccharide hydrolase, translating into MTRRQLIVLGGALAAPVYGQETGLFDGKSLKGWKIENGPETAFYAQDGEIVVHPGSNYPSWLRSDAEYENFDWSGEVFIQNWANGGLYFAAPKHGPPTYCGFKLNIFQKEDNPPLRESVGSIFPVVAPSKVTVRNKGEWNQFRIRMDWPSLKVWWNGVLVQDIDVEKNDELKFRLRRGHLGIESLSYPLRYRNFKITRLPGKEKWEVLYNKPEDLSKWNATEKASWEAIGNVLRADGLGYLVSKERYQDFRFECYIRASKNSNGGVLFRGGEDGKADRYEIQVHDVEGAVYPTGSLYHYERASRYPRIQPEEWYLFQLVAKGKRCVVRIQGETLVDCEKLERTVPGTILIQAHQKGSWIEYKDLRIQRI; encoded by the coding sequence TTGACACGCCGTCAACTCATTGTACTGGGTGGTGCATTAGCCGCTCCAGTCTACGGACAAGAAACAGGGCTTTTTGACGGCAAAAGCCTGAAAGGATGGAAGATCGAGAATGGTCCGGAAACTGCCTTCTATGCGCAGGACGGAGAAATCGTGGTGCATCCGGGCTCGAATTATCCGTCCTGGCTGCGCAGCGACGCTGAGTACGAAAACTTCGATTGGTCTGGTGAGGTCTTTATCCAGAACTGGGCGAACGGCGGCCTCTATTTTGCCGCGCCGAAGCACGGTCCCCCCACCTATTGCGGCTTCAAGCTGAACATCTTCCAGAAGGAAGACAATCCGCCTTTGCGCGAGAGCGTCGGCTCCATCTTTCCAGTGGTGGCGCCTTCGAAAGTGACGGTGCGCAACAAGGGCGAGTGGAATCAGTTCCGCATCCGGATGGACTGGCCGAGCCTCAAGGTCTGGTGGAATGGCGTTCTCGTGCAGGACATCGACGTCGAAAAGAACGACGAGTTGAAGTTCCGCCTGCGCCGTGGCCATCTGGGGATTGAGAGCCTTAGCTATCCGCTGCGCTACCGCAACTTCAAAATCACTCGTTTGCCGGGTAAGGAGAAGTGGGAAGTTCTCTACAACAAGCCGGAAGATCTCTCGAAGTGGAACGCGACGGAGAAAGCGAGCTGGGAAGCGATTGGCAACGTCCTGCGTGCCGACGGATTGGGCTACCTGGTGAGCAAGGAGCGCTACCAGGACTTCCGGTTCGAATGTTACATCCGGGCCAGCAAGAACTCGAATGGAGGCGTACTGTTCCGTGGCGGTGAGGACGGGAAGGCGGATCGCTATGAGATCCAGGTGCATGACGTTGAGGGCGCCGTTTATCCTACTGGTTCGTTGTACCACTACGAACGCGCCTCACGCTATCCCCGGATTCAGCCCGAAGAGTGGTACCTGTTCCAACTGGTGGCCAAAGGCAAACGCTGTGTCGTCCGCATTCAAGGGGAGACGCTGGTGGATTGCGAAAAGCTGGAACGCACTGTTCCCGGAACGATTCTGATCCAGGCCCACCAGAAAGGGAGTTGGATCGAATACAAGGATCTCCGCATCCAGCGGATCTAA